The segment TATCAACACTGATATATTAATTCAGCACCTTGGGATCCTGTTTTAGCTTCCAAGGCTACAGAGATTGCATGCATTCATTTTCCTCCAGGGTCACAGTTTAAATACCTTGTAGGAGGAAAGGCAGACCCGCTCTTTCTTAACTGGCATTTTTTCCTTTACTGGCATCTAGTCCTAGAGTGCTTATCCTCTCCCTTCTGCAGAAACTCTCGGGTGCTTTGCCTCTATCAGCTTCACTGACCTGGTTCCAATTCAAGGGTTTAAAACCAAAGGCAGGGTCTGGAGGAATGACTTGGAGGTGAAGGGAGCTTACCTCTAATATTTGATTTCACTCACACAGGGTGCCTATAACTGCAcagctctgacctccatgggcacttgCATTCTCAGATACGTAGCCGCTGCATGCCTATGCCcccacacaataaaaacaaaacaaatggggttggggatttagctcagcggtagagcacttgcctagcaagcgcaaggccctgggtttggtccccagctctgaaaaaaagaaaaaagaaaagaacaaaacaaaacaaacaaacaacaagcagAAATAGAACAAAGGCAGAACCAGCAGCATAGTGATTTGCTCTTGGAAGGTCAGTGCGGTGAAATTGCcattggctacagagtgagacccagcacatgggaggctgaagcagaattgCTGCCGCCATGGGCAAcaaaataagaccctgtctcaaaaaacaacaacaacacaaacaaacaaacaaaacccataaaAGGACAACAACAAGACAAACAAGACTGAATTGCGCTAACAGGGTTTCTCAAGCCTGTCTTTGGTTCAGACACATGTCATCGGAGCTCTCCATGAGCTGTCGGTGAATCTATACACTAGTGACGTGTGCACACTTTGTTCACGCTTCAGAACTTAGCAGCCGTAGCTCCTCATTCTTTCAAGCCTTTTCTCCCCTTGAGGTTACAGGTTGTGTGTGCGGGAAAATAGTATTTTGTGCGAGCAGCAGTTGTTCAGTGGGCGCTCGTCCCTTGCGATGCTCAGGTAACATTTCTTTATGAACCGGCCTTTTCAGAAGACGAGCTTCAGGGGAGTCACTGGAAAACCAGGCGGTTGAGGTCTCTGCAAGCCAGTAAGGCTGCCTTTCCAACCAAAATTGTGGTCCCTAGATGGCTTCGTGCAGTATGTAAGGATGATTTGGCCACAATAAATATGTATATCCACACAAGTATTCTATACAAGTTGTGCTCTGAGGTCTGTTACATGAAACTTAAAACCTGAGAGTTTAGGATATTGGGGGgggattgatttattttattgttttatggatattaatgttttgcctgaatatatatgtacatggatAGCATATATGCCGGGTGCCTGTGAAGGTCTATCCCTCAGGGCAAGAGTTCTTgtagatggttctgagctgccatgtaggtgatggtaattgaacctgggtcctgtgtaGGCCCAGCaggtgcccttaactgctgagccagctctgtgGCCTGAGAACTAAAACCTTTACTCATGTCCCTTATTGGACCAGTCAGGAAGAGCCAATAGCTCAGCTGTTCATTTGATCTTCTGAAAGGATCCATCCCCCAAGGGCAGTCCCATGTTCTGCCATTATAACACCCTTTTTTAATGGATGAAGAGTTCCTTTCTCTTTCGCTCGTGACACAGGATTACTGGTAGTGCAGGAGGGAACACCACTTTCCCCGTATTGTCTGGTCTGCAACCTTTCCCACGTGAAGAGACAACTGAATCAACAGAGGGTCAGCCATGTGCTTGGAGGATAGCTGGTGGGGTACAGGGTCTCAAAGCCAGTGGCTCAGGCCTGTGATCCTGGTACTCAGAAGAGCAAGGCAGGGGAGTTAACAAGTTCGAGGTCTTCTGGGACTAGAGGGGGACGTCAGGGCCAGTTTAGATAGCTCAATGAGACTAtctcataattaaaaatacaaaattaggtGGGGGGGCCTCGGACTGTGGCTCCATGCTAGGAGATTCTACTCGCATGTGCAAGTTCAGGGTCACCTCACCAACACAGAAAGTGTGAGGCAAGTTGAGCTGCAGTGGAAGGAACCTGGCCAAGAAGAAGTCATCAGATAacaactcttttttaatttttagttcttAACTTTTTCACGCAATATATTCCGATCCTATTGTTAGTCTTCTAGAACCTCCCCTACTCCTAGCCACCCATCATGTTCTTTctcaacacaaaacaaagcacacattcatacacacacacacatacacacacactctcacacacactcatacacacactcatacacttataCTCATGCActcatacacttatacacacacatactcacacacactcacacacttatacacacaaactcacatactcacacacatacatacacacactcacactcacacacacactcacacacacacacacaaacaacaacatgGAGTCCACTTTGTGTTGGCCGACTGTTTCTGAGCCCGAGTCTAGTGATCCATTGTCACTCCATTAGAGAAATCTGATTTTCCCTCTTCTAGCAAGTATCAATTGGACATAGCTTCTTGGTTGGGTGTGGGATCCTGTGTCCACTCCCCGTCTCAGTGCTGGGATCCTATCTGTCTTGGACCTTGCAGGTCTCCTGTATGGTGCGCCAGTCTCAGTGAGCTCGAATGcacatcagtcctgttgtgtctagaaGACATTGTTTCCCTAGAGGCATCTCTTACTTCTGGCCCTTACAACCTTTCCACCTTCTTCTCTGAATAGCTCCCAGGGTTAtttggggggcagggggagtGATAAAAACATTTCATTAAGTACTGAGCCTCCAAAGTCTCTCCCCTCTGcatattgtccagttgtgggtctctgcgtGAATTCCCACGTACTTCAAGGCGCTTCTCTGACATGGGTTGAGCAAAGCGTTCATCTATGGGGACAGCAGTGTGTCGTGTCAGTAGGAGTCATTTACCTGCTGCATCCCTTTAGCTAGTAGCAGGTTTCCTTGGCCACTTTAGCAGTGTCATCTAGGGAGTTCCATATTCTGAAACCTATTAGCAGCTGGTTGGTTACTCTCCTAACATATACACCGATCGTCACTGTTGCCGCTCAGAGAGTTCAGAGCTGGCTGACACGGATGGTCCTCTGTCTTTGAGTGGCATATATAGCACTTTGCACTGTAAACACTATTCAGTCAGGGTGAAGATTCTAGTTgggtaccagcttgatttctcaaGGTTTAATGTCGTGTGTATGTAGTGTCTTTAGCATGGGCTCTTATCTTCAAGGTGTAGAAGGCAACTGATAATATTGGCAATAGCCCGTGATGTTCAGGAGGAGTAGAGGGTCTGAAGGTCCCGTTTGGCTAATGACTCAAAAAGATAGAACCAATTTCTGGTACTGGGATTTTTAATTGGTAGTATATGATGTCCTATTGGGGCAGTTTCTTCTGTAGTATATGGTAACTACATTTAAATTccttttatctgtctgtctatctgtctgtctgtctgagcttCTACAGTAGTTAAGCTACCATGTGGCTTTTCAAAATGCCTTTGCTACATTCTGTTTTTAAACATTGACTTAAAAACATTGGTGCATACAATGAGAAGTCACACTTGCTAAGGTTCTTCTTTgcaaaaaatctatttttatgtattttaaattcaaataaatTCCGTGACCTCTGGTAGCACCTGAATAGCTGACCTGTGTTTCTACTCCATTTACAGTtaggtttggtgtttgtttgtttgtttgtttgatcacAGCATTCCTTTTTACGGCATCTTTAAAAACATTGTTATTTTAATAAGAAAGCTACAGATGGTGAAGCATCATCTCTAGCTCTTTTGTCAGAAGCCTAGGATGGCTTCGCACCTTAAATTTTATCCTAAGGCATCAGGTTTGTGCATGTGGCCTTTCAACAGTGTAATGGTGGTGGGAGAGAGTTGCATATTTTTATACTTGTCTTGAGCCCCCACTCCCATACTCACAGGAAACAAGCCCTGGGCTGCACTCAGTAGGTATGAAAGAATTCTATCAGCAAACTAAAAAACTATATCTACAGCTGACTTCTATGGTATTGAAAGAAGACTTTTTAAAGAAGCCAAGTTTGAAGTCTGTTGTTGAGTGTGCCAGAGAGGTGGCCACAGCAGTGTAGGGAGGCTTCTCTCTACCCCTCACTTGCTGTCTTTATGATACCCTTAGTTTTGGGGTTGGTAGAAGTTAGTGGTCTGGTAACTTTAGAGATTCCAAAAGGTTTTACCTACTGCTCCCAGGGTGTTAGTTCCAACACAGGCAGGGAATGGCTGTTTATGGAGCTAAAGCTTGCTTTGAATAAGGTAATTAGCTTCTGGACCTGTATCGTTCCAAACCTTCCACATCCCTGCAGTCAATCGGTCTTTGTAGAAATGGCTTCTTTCCCGGCGGCATTCTCATGGATAGCTCCTCTTATTGAACAAGCACCCCACGTTGAGCATACAGGGGCCACCTGTTATTTATTAAGCATCGTCAGGTCTCTCTTAGCCAAGAGGCGCACTGAATTGCACCCCCTGCCCTCTTTCTGAGAGATGCCTTTATGTGCACGTCTGTGTGACTGTTTTTGGTGAATCCCTGGCAGAGGGTAGAGAAAGGTGATAGGCCATCTTGGCTAACAGCACTGGTATAAAAATGAGTCTCCATTGTCAGGGTGACTTTTTGCTAGGGAGTCTTCCTTGCACTGTGACATCTCCAAGATTGATGagaacgtgcacacacacacacacacacacacacacacaggtggggaCGCGTCCATATGAGGGTTATGTTTTGCGGGGCAGGAGGAGAGCCTTTGTCCTTCTGTAGGTAGCCACCAGTGCTCAGAAAGGCCTGGGTCTTCACCCCCTTCGTGTTTACTTCCAAAGCATACTTGATAACCTATAACTGTTGCTTTCCATTTAATCTCTCTATTTAAATTAAACTTACCTTCTAAATTATCATATGTGTGCTATAGACACActgttccccctcctccttccagtCATTCCCCTGACCCCCATTCCAAactcatgtttgtttttgttttgttttttactggatgttttctttatttacatttcaaatgttatcccctctcccagtttcccctccagaaacccccatcccatcccctcatgtttttttttaagtgtgtgtgtgtgcatgtgtacgtgtgtgtgtgttatacactTATGAATATGTAAATGCATTCTGCTGAGTTCATTTGCTCTTGCATTTGTTTTAGGGACGGCCCCTCAGTGTTAGGTAACCACTTGAGGGTTCATATACGAGGATAACTCTCTCAACAGTCATTAACTGCTCTTCATCTAGGACTCGGGCCCCCTGAGATTTCCCCCACCCACACTGGCACGTCACCTGGTATTGTCACTGTTTGAGTTTTAGTTAGACAGTCGTATTACTGAGATTTCATGGAGGACATAATCCTGGAGCAGACTTCTTGGTCCTCTGGTCCTTACGACCTCTGCACTCCGTCTTCTTAGATCTTCCTGAGCCCTAGGGGCATGGACAGTGTTGTGTGTCTGTCAGCTGTGTTCGGGTATCCCACCCTtagttgttctctgcattttgaccagttgtgggtttCTTTAATAGTCTTCTGCTGATGGAAAAAGAGTCTTCTTGGTTATAAGCTACGGGTGTCTGTGGTATAAGGATAAGTAGAATGTAGTCAATAATTATATCAGTTTAGGGAAGTGGAAATAGTAGGTTCTCCTTTAAAATCCATGACCTTCACTAGTCCCAGATAATTGATTATGTTTACAGTACTGGTCCTCAGCTACTTCATGCTGAGTagccctgtcttagtcagggtttataTGCCTGCACAAAATGTCATcactaagaagcaagttggggaagaaagagtaTATGTTTAGTTtgcactttcacattgctgttcatcaccaaaggaagtcaggactggaacttggaggcaggagctgatgcagaggccatggaggggtgtggcttactggcttgcttcccctggcttgctcagcttgctctcttatagaacccaggaccaccagccccaggatggcaccacccaccatgagctgggccctccctgtCTTGATAACTAATTGAGACAATGCcttcagctggatctcatggaggcatttcctcacaggtggctcctttctctgtgataactccagcttgtgtcacgttgacacacAAAACCGACCAGTGCAAGCCCCTAGGACCGATCGACGGCTGTTGGTTACCGCTAAGCTGCTAGTTCCACCCTTGCATCTTTAGGGATATTTGGCCATGCTGATTATGGCTGTAGTTAAGTACCACAGCTGGGTAGGGACCAGTGATTCCTTGTCTCCtttggcagcttgcatagcacATTTCAGGCCTGTGAAAAGTGTCCTCAAAGGAGGCTGTCAGTTTAATTCCTCCAAGTCCTATACTCAAAGCGTGTgatgtcttcaacaataaaagctTACCTTCGACTTGTGGGAGGCAACCAGAGGCAGTAGCAATATCTTACATTGTGGAGTCACTCGGACTCCCTGACCCACAGCTTGAAAGGAGGTTTCTTAGGTCTGGTACTGAGGACTTTGTTAGTGTATAGCAAACACCAATCTTaacctttcccctctccccacttaaagctccttctgtctttccctgtcCCCCCCCCCATGTGACCTACAACCCTCAGTCCCAGGGGACACAGTGACGTAGGCGAGCATCACGTTGAAAAACTTTTCATATTTTACACCCCGATAGAATTATTTTGTCGGTATATGATTGTATTTGTCTGATTTCCCCCCATACAGATTTGATTTGTACTAAGGATCGATTGCTTTCTCAGTGAGTTCTGGATACGTTCCtggctttgtgattttttttttcctgttctttcctgtATAGCTTGTCATCTGTTTATTTACAGTTAACAGTTTTTGTCTTCCACTTCTTGTTTTTTACCCCTactggtctttctttctctttccaacaTACTACTCACTGGTTGGCTGTAAACGCCAAGACATAAATACCCCTAATTTGAGGAAATGTTCCCTGGCTCGGTTCCTtcagctctcccctccccctccccccaccagagCACAGTAGATTGCTGTTGAATTTTGAATGTCACCAACAGACAGATGAGAGTGGCTTAAGTTGGATAATGAAATGCCTGAAGCACAGATGGGCTCATAAATCAATTTTCATGTTCTTAGGACTTCCTTCTGACACAAAGCATCCATGTAATTAACACTGGTCTCAGACCATCATCATTGGAGTGGTATCTCTGTGGCCCTATTATCTATGCCTGCTGGATGCAGTACTTTGGTGGGGGAAAGGCCACTGAAGTCTTTACTAAATAGGTAGTTatttgggtgttgttgttgttggtggtggtggtggtgtggtgtgtgcgtgtgcttatGCATGTGTGCGGgtctgtgatgtgtgtatgtgtgatgggGGTATTGTGTGGAGATGTAGTGTGAAGATGGAGGCTACAGGATCCATCCACCTTGGTTATCGACACGTGTGTCATTGGTCTGGAATTTACCAAGAAGGATAGCTAGAGTGGTTGCCCAATGAGCCCCTCAGATCacctgtcttcccctccccagccaaGGTTGCTATGCCAAGCCCACCCACCATCCTGGGTTGTTTTGTGCGCTTTTAGGGATTGAAGTCAGATCCTCAGACTTGTGCAATAAGCACTTTACTGACCCTGGGTCCTGTTTTTGTAGAGCCGTGGCTGTCAGTGCATACATGGCTCGCACAGTCCTACCACTCTAGATtgtctgcctcttccttcccaggATCGAGACCATAGCTGTCGCTTCCACACACTGCAAGAATTACTTATTTCTTCCACAGCACCCAGTAACCATAGTCTCAAAGGGGACACCCAGGAATTCCATGTGTGTTATTCGCGTTGTGGGATTTACAGTGCAAACTAAGGAGAAAAGAGCATGAAATCGAGGGCTGAGGTTTTAAGAGAAAACCCGGAATAGTCGATCTCATCCGGGGACTGAATGGAATAGAGAAGAGTTGTAGGGTTTTGTTGCCAATGGtgtctcctgttttgttttattacaaCAGAGTCAGGGGGCGCTGAGGGTACAGGTGATGCTAACCCACgggtttttattttcagataacaggcctctttctgctttctcctgCAGCGTCAGCCACGGGCCAAGAGGATGATGGTAGCACCCATTCTCTATACTCCCCAGACCACTACTCTACATTAGGAAGGCTTGATAGCTATCGGTCCACGGGGCAATGCTTGGAAACCAGGGACTCTGGCTGTCAGACAGAAGAAGTGAAAGTCATCCCACCGTCAGTGAGAAGGATCAGGGCTCACAAGGGGCTGGGCATTGCTGCCCAGATGAGCCACCTCTCGGGTTCCTCTGGCAACATGTCTGTGCTGAGCGACTCGGCTGGTATCGTGTTCCCATCTCGCCTCAATAACGATACTGGTTTCCACAGCCTTCCACGCGCTGGCGCAAGGGCAAGCACGTATTCCCTGGAGGCAAGGATGGGTGCCCTGGGCTCTGCTGAAGATACGGATGATACTTTTCCCTACCGAGGGGGTAGCTCCCAGGGGCCTGAAAACTTTGCACATTTAGGGGGTGCCTCGAGTACCGGGATGCTTTCGAGGCCCAAATCCCAGCAGCTGAGGCTCTTGGAGAGCCCAGCGTGTGTGGTTTCACCGCACGCGGCCTACTCTACCAGCGTCATCCCAAACGCCACACTGCTGTCCTCTTCGGAGGTTATTGTCATCCACACCGCTCAGAGTGCAGGACAGCTGGACAGTAGAGTCCCCGGCTCATCCTCATACTCAAAGATAAAACCCAGAGACCATCCCACACCCAGGTGCTCTGCGAGAGATGAGCGCCAGTCCCCACGACATCACTGGAACGAGGGTCATATCATTCACTCACAGGCTTTAGCCTCCGCTGCCCCCGGTGCCACCGCACTGTTATCCCTCCGTGACTCAGAGGTCTCTCTCAATGCCCCAGCTATCAATAGGGAGAACGGGTCCCAAGCCATACTTTATCACTGTAGAAGCAACCTGGCCTTTCCTGCCCACCCTCCGGATGTGGATGGCAAGAGCGAGTGCAGTTCTTCAGGGGACAGGGGATGTGGCAGTTCTGAGTCCTGGGAATACAAAGCCTCCAGCAATGGGCGGGCTTCCCCACTGAAGCCGCACCTTGCGACTCCCGGTTGCTCTACCCCCACAAGTAACATGAGCAGCTGCAGCTTGGACCAAGCATCCCTCAAGGAGGATGCCAGGTCCCTGTATTCAGAGGACCACGATGGTTACTATATGACCGCCCAGGGTGATTCTAGACACGAGGCTGGGAGCGCGTACGGTATCAGTGATGGCTTTGGAAACCCCAGGCACAGCACGGTCAATGTTTTTGACGGAAGGGCTCAGAGAAGCCAAGGGGATCAGGCCACTCAGCAGGATAGAATCCTCTCAAGAAACATCTCtctgaagaaagcaaaaaaaccaccaccgccaccatccCGGACAGATTCTCTGCGAAGGATTCCCAAGAAGAACAACCAGACAAATGGGCAGGTGCTCAACGAGAGCCTGATCGCCTCACTCCAGCATTCTCTGCAGCTAAGCCTCCCTGGCCAAGGCAGCGGTTCCCCTTCCCAGAGCCCCTGCAGTGACTGTGAGGAACCCTGGCTCCCCAGGTCCAGAAGCCAGAGCATTGTTAGCGAGGGTAGTAGCTTGACCTCCACCACCACTCCCAACGTGTATTCTCTGTGCGGGCTCACTCCATCTCAGAGCGACACAAGCAGCGTCAAGTCGGAATACGCAGACCCCTGGGGCTACTACATTGACTACACAACTTTGCAGGGAGATCCAGGGAACCCCACAGGGGGCTGCCCAGCCAGTAGTGAGGCAGCCACTGGAAATGGGCCAGTGCGCCACATCCAGGAGGGGTCGAGAGCCCCAGTGCCCCAAGTGCCGGGCTGCTCCGTGAAACCAAAGATCACCTCACCGGAGAAGTCACAGAGAGTCACCTCTCCATCCAGTGGGTATTCTAGCCAGTCGAATACACCCACAGCACTCACCCCCGTGCCTGTGTTTTTAAAATCGATGTCACCAGCAAATGGGAAGGGGAAGGCCAAGCCCAAGGTACCAGAAAGAAAATCGTCTCTGATCTCTTCAGTGTCCATCTCCTCATCGTCCACTTCCCTCTCCTCTAATACCTCTACGGAAGGAAGTGGGACCGTGAAGAAACTGGATTCAGCCCTGGCCTCGGCccttgctcctccccctcctcctcttcccgcGCTGCCTTCTCCGAGTCTGGCAAACAAGTCccccttccttccacctcctcctcctctagcaGATTGCTCCGAGGGCTCTCCCTTACCGCCCTCTCCTGTGTTCCCCCCTCCACCACCAGAAGCCCTTGTTCCCTTCTGCTCCCCCACTGACAGgtgcctttctccttcccccacaGCTTTTAGCCCCCCTCTTCCAAGATGCTCACCTCCCTTGCCAGCACCTCCACCTTTCTTGCCCCCATCAGAACCCCCACCTGCTCCGCCTCTGGACCCCAAattcatgaaagaaaacaggcccTTTATCAAAAACTCTAGCCAGTCCGAATCCTCTAGGGAGGCCCTCAGGCGGCCTGCCAACAAGGAGGAGGGCTGCCGACCCTCGATGCCCCTGATCaccacagaagctttgcagatggTGCAGTTGAGGCCAGTGAGGAAGAACTCAGGTGCTGAGACGGTCCTGTTTTCTGAACCATCAGCTCAGGAACCACGAACCCCGACTGCTCCACAGTATCACTTAAAGCCATCTGCTTTCCTCAAATCCCGAAATAGCATAAATGAAATGGAGAGTGAAAGCCAGGCTGCCTCTGTGACGAGCTCGCTTCCGATGCCTGCCAAGAGCCAGAGTCAGGGTGACCATGACAGTGCAGTCGAGCGTGGCGGCCTTCAGAGCTGCAGCGATGGAGCTCCAGGCCCGGGTCCCAGCCTCAGGACCGCTCTGCTCCCAGACTCTTCACCCAGCAGGAAGCCACCCCCCATCTCCAAGAAGCCCAAACTGTTCCTGGTGGTACCACCTCCGCAGAGAGATTTCACAGCGGAGCCCACAGAGAACGGGAGCGAAGCTTTCTCAGGCGTGCCCAGCCCTACCGGGGCAGAGGGGGAAGCTGGGCAGAGCCAAGAGGAGAAATCCAGCCCAGCATCCCAAGCTGGCTCTCATGCTACGGCCCCCACCTCCGGCAGTACGGTTCTAGAAAGAGGAACTGCAGGGTCCTTGTCCCCTGGCGTTGTGGAAGCTAATGCCCCCATGGTCCAACCTAGTACATCACCGGGCCCCGCacaggaagaggcaggagagaacCGCGTGGATGGTGAGAGAAATGTGAAGAGCTGCGCGTCTCCACGGGGCGGAGAAGGTAAGCCTGGCAGCTTTCTGTTGCACTCCTCCGATCCTCTGGAGATGAGCCAACTAGGGCTACTGAACCTTTGGAACCAGGAGAAGCAGCCTATGTACTTCAGCAAAAGCCGGCAGTGTGTGGGCTTCTTACACCTCATTCCCCAAGCTAGCTGCTttgtgaaaaatttaaaaactcttgatccaagagaagagagggaaagcgAGAGGGGTGGGACTGGAGGTGCGGGGAGGTCTGAAGCAGGCTGGGTATTCAGTAGCAGGCTACAAGGAAATGCTCCTAACCAAATTTAAGAGCAATTTAGTCCAAAGTCTGTAGCAGGAAATAGCCCCATATCATTTCTACCTCTTTCTGTTAAAAACTCAAAACTGCAGAGCCACAGGGCTTCCCCACGGTTCTCACACTGTCAGGAATGGCAGCAAAGTGGCGTATTTCAGAGCTGGGCAAAGGACTGAAGTGCTAGTCACAGCGTCTAGTGTTTGCCTGCCTTTCTTATCTCTAGCTGGGTTGCCGGAACCCAACACAGCTGGTCCGTCTTCAGACACGGCAGACGTTTCTAAAGAAGGAGGGAACGATGAGGTGCTGACCCCTACCAGACCCAGGACAACGGAAGACCTGTTTGCAGCCATTCACAGGTATGTCAAACTCTTGTCATGTTTGAATGTGCTTTATAATTTCTTCTTTCCAGACAGGCCCCTCTGCTTTCCTGAGGTTTTGTCTGTCAGCTAGCCATGGCTTATTGAACATTACTCGATTTTAAGtgtctttcttctactttaatCACCTCTTAAGTCCAATTTCCGTCCTGCTTTGTTCCGTTGATTTCTGGGACTGTGTTGAGGACAGAATGTGATGCCTGCTGGGAGACGCAGCTGTGCCTGGCAAGACACCTAGTGTGTCAGTCACGTGGCTGAATGTTTACAAGATTTGGATCCAGTCAGGGGTGAGGAACACTGCATTCTGTGGACGTAGGGTACATAGGCGAGCCATGCAGAGCCACCTTCCTTCCTAAGAGTGCTTTAGTTGGTTTGttactttttgtttgtctgtttagaAAATCCATAATTTCATAGTGCTTTTTTTTAGTCTTTGATATTTTATCAAGactgattatttttttttgttccttgtcCCCCAACTCCTCTCAAATCTACTCCTGTccaattttatgttttctctctctctctccttctctctaccccctttctctttctaccCCCATCGCCCAAAAATTAAAAGCCAGTAAAAACCATGGAATCCAATTTCTCTTGGCCAACTCACCTAGTTAACGCCCAGGGATGTGATTTGAAATACCCAGTAGCGCTCCCTTGAAGGGAACTGACTTTTCCCCATCCAATAACGATCATTTGTGAATAGCTTCTTGATAAGGGGTGACTTTGCCCTCACTTCCTCTCCTTTACGCTGGAATTTTTTTATCTAGCTTGAACTTATTCAGGTCTTTTACAGGTTGTGAGTTCATTCATATGTCTGTCCCGACATGTCCAGAAAAATGCTATTCTCCCTAAAGTtgtccaccacctctggctccaACAGTCTTTCCACCCACCACTTCTACGTCCCAGAGCTTTGCTGGTAAGGGTGCAGAGCTGAAGCCAAAGCCTCCCAGGGAATACTATTTATATTTGTTACTGTATACCCCTATCGCCATCTGCTGGCTTTAAAAAAAGTTGCTTCTTCAGTAGATCTGCTTGTTACTGGTAACTACTGATGGTTACTTTTGATGTAACTGATTGAGTAATTCGGCTTTGCTTATTACATGGCTTGGCTGTCTGCAGCCCAGCGTGCCCCCACCCGACAATGATAGCAAATGATGACGCAGATATGTATACGTTCTTTAAGAGCCAATCCTCTTGGTGCTTAGATTTCCTTACTGCCAGTTTTTCAGATAAACCTTGTGAATATTTCTCTGCCGAGAAGACTTTGTTTTGACCTGAGGGACCATCTCTTATTTCTCTTCCGAGACAAAGCACCCTATAAGATCATTCGATTCCTTGTATAAATAACCCGTGTCAGCAAGCTCTCAAATTCCGGTGTTTCTGAGTTTAAGTGAAAAGACTGTTGCATGCGGTAGAAGAAAGCCCTTTCTTACCTGAACTCTGTACGACACAGGACCATCTAACGTGAGGCAAACCAAGCTAGAATGTGAGTTA is part of the Rattus norvegicus strain BN/NHsdMcwi chromosome 1, GRCr8, whole genome shotgun sequence genome and harbors:
- the Nhsl1 gene encoding NHS-like protein 1 isoform X4, which codes for MKKEGSAGSFRIKANPGSLSRAVSWINFSSLSRQTKRLFRSDGELSVCGQQVEADDENWIYRTQPRKAVSNLDEESRWTVHYTAPWHQQENVFLPSTRPPCVEDLHRQAKLNLKSVLRECDKLRRDGCRSSQYYSQGPTFAASSSPGDDYQEEDAETDRKYSLSSSEEERFIGIRRPKTPTSGDFSDLHTQTNWTKSLPLPTPEEKTRQQAQTVQADVVPINITASATGQEDDGSTHSLYSPDHYSTLGRLDSYRSTGQCLETRDSGCQTEEVKVIPPSVRRIRAHKGLGIAAQMSHLSGSSGNMSVLSDSAGIVFPSRLNNDTGFHSLPRAGARASTYSLEARMGALGSAEDTDDTFPYRGGSSQGPENFAHLGGASSTGMLSRPKSQQLRLLESPACVVSPHAAYSTSVIPNATLLSSSEVIVIHTAQSAGQLDSRVPGSSSYSKIKPRDHPTPRCSARDERQSPRHHWNEGHIIHSQALASAAPGATALLSLRDSEVSLNAPAINRENGSQAILYHCRSNLAFPAHPPDVDGKSECSSSGDRGCGSSESWEYKASSNGRASPLKPHLATPGCSTPTSNMSSCSLDQASLKEDARSLYSEDHDGYYMTAQGDSRHEAGSAYGISDGFGNPRHSTVNVFDGRAQRSQGDQATQQDRILSRNISLKKAKKPPPPPSRTDSLRRIPKKNNQTNGQVLNESLIASLQHSLQLSLPGQGSGSPSQSPCSDCEEPWLPRSRSQSIVSEGSSLTSTTTPNVYSLCGLTPSQSDTSSVKSEYADPWGYYIDYTTLQGDPGNPTGGCPASSEAATGNGPVRHIQEGSRAPVPQVPGCSVKPKITSPEKSQRVTSPSSGYSSQSNTPTALTPVPVFLKSMSPANGKGKAKPKVPERKSSLISSVSISSSSTSLSSNTSTEGSGTVKKLDSALASALAPPPPPLPALPSPSLANKSPFLPPPPPLADCSEGSPLPPSPVFPPPPPEALVPFCSPTDRCLSPSPTAFSPPLPRCSPPLPAPPPFLPPSEPPPAPPLDPKFMKENRPFIKNSSQSESSREALRRPANKEEGCRPSMPLITTEALQMVQLRPVRKNSGAETVLFSEPSAQEPRTPTAPQYHLKPSAFLKSRNSINEMESESQAASVTSSLPMPAKSQSQGDHDSAVERGGLQSCSDGAPGPGPSLRTALLPDSSPSRKPPPISKKPKLFLVVPPPQRDFTAEPTENGSEAFSGVPSPTGAEGEAGQSQEEKSSPASQAGSHATAPTSGSTVLERGTAGSLSPGVVEANAPMVQPSTSPGPAQEEAGENRVDGERNVKSCASPRGGEAGLPEPNTAGPSSDTADVSKEGGNDEVLTPTRPRTTEDLFAAIHRSKRKVLGRKDSEDDHTRNHSPSPPVTPTGAAPSLASPKQVGSIQRSLKKSSTSSDNFKALLLKKGSRSDTSARMSAAEMLKSTDPRFQRSRSEPSPEVPDSPSSFSPNKNRRAPEEWAKNEGLMPRSLSFSGPRYSRSRTPPSAASSRYSMRNRIQSSPMTVISEGEGEPAEPADNKVRRTLDTTRGCSLDRLAGQETDRGSPLCSEEPASVDGIGRAKDDGPSEQCRGPEQKS